The following coding sequences are from one Pseudonocardia sp. HH130630-07 window:
- a CDS encoding trans-sulfuration enzyme family protein gives MPGSDDHPPHLATRAVHAGTDVDPGTGAIRRPIVAANSYALPEDPSELDWSGTATPLYTRNGGANQAWLEEKLVALEDPAGAVPGGCAAVALASGVAALHAVFFTFLRTGDHVVSSDVTYVATHRLLTELLPERSGITATLVDSGDPEAVRAAIRPRTRLVHVETAANPTTRITDVDAVAAVGHEAGALCSVDATFATPVLQRPLERGADLVVHSLTKYVNGHGDAMGGAVLGRPELIGRIRADAMVDAGGVISPFNAWLIARGAVTLPMRMRAHCANALAVARFLDADPRVAYVAYPGLASHPQHELAARTLDDGFGGMLAFALDGPPELQNRFVAALRVITSAVSLGHDESLIVHVGAGGAGRAAHFPPEFRRYGHLRLSVGIEDPRDLVADLAQALDAVAGPA, from the coding sequence GTGCCCGGATCCGACGACCACCCGCCCCATCTCGCCACGCGTGCCGTGCACGCGGGCACCGACGTCGACCCCGGTACCGGGGCGATCCGCCGCCCGATCGTCGCGGCGAACTCCTACGCGCTGCCCGAGGACCCGTCGGAGCTGGACTGGTCGGGTACGGCGACGCCGCTCTACACCCGCAACGGCGGGGCGAACCAGGCGTGGCTGGAGGAGAAGCTGGTCGCGCTGGAGGACCCGGCCGGCGCCGTCCCGGGTGGCTGCGCCGCGGTGGCGCTGGCGTCCGGGGTGGCCGCGCTGCACGCGGTGTTCTTCACCTTCCTGCGGACCGGGGACCACGTCGTCAGCTCGGACGTGACCTACGTGGCGACCCACCGGTTGCTCACCGAGCTGCTGCCCGAGCGCTCCGGGATCACCGCGACGCTGGTCGACTCCGGCGACCCGGAGGCGGTCCGGGCGGCGATCCGGCCGCGGACCCGGCTCGTGCACGTCGAGACCGCGGCCAACCCGACGACCCGGATCACCGACGTGGACGCCGTCGCCGCCGTCGGGCACGAGGCCGGGGCACTGTGCAGCGTGGACGCCACGTTCGCCACGCCGGTGCTGCAGCGTCCGCTGGAACGCGGCGCCGACCTCGTCGTGCACTCGCTGACCAAGTACGTCAACGGGCACGGGGACGCGATGGGCGGCGCCGTGCTGGGCCGGCCCGAGCTGATCGGGCGCATCCGCGCCGACGCGATGGTCGACGCCGGGGGAGTGATCAGCCCGTTCAACGCCTGGCTGATCGCCCGCGGCGCGGTGACCCTGCCCATGCGGATGCGGGCGCACTGCGCCAACGCGCTCGCCGTGGCCCGGTTCCTCGACGCCGACCCCCGGGTCGCCTACGTCGCGTACCCGGGCCTGGCGTCGCACCCGCAGCACGAACTCGCCGCGCGCACCCTGGACGACGGCTTCGGCGGGATGCTCGCCTTCGCCCTGGACGGTCCGCCGGAGCTGCAGAACCGGTTCGTCGCGGCGTTGCGGGTGATCACCTCCGCGGTGTCGCTCGGGCACGACGAGTCGCTGATCGTGCACGTCGGCGCCGGGGGAGCCGGACGGGCCGCGCACTTCCCGCCGGAGTTCCGCCGCTACGGCCACCTGCGGCTCTCGGTCGGCATCGAGGATCCGCGCGACCTGGTCGCGGACCTGGCTCAGGCGCTGGACGCGGTGGCGGGGCCGGCCTGA
- the recD gene encoding exodeoxyribonuclease V subunit alpha — MTVPVTERDPYGPRAARTATGVLAAFNEADVLAPGDLHVARRLARLGGRGDPTGGAPSGGAGTGGAAEPEEVVLAAALAVRAIRNGSVCVDLGTVASTTAGEGEVAVDVSGLPWPDPVAWRAALAASPLVSDAGSGTTAPGTTAPDGTVADGAPDARPLRLLGDLLYLERYWQEEELVRREFVARSGPVRDVVPERLCAALDRLLRQPGAERQRLAAAVAALRPVTVIAGGPGTGKTTTVARLLAVLHDLHAGATGRPPLRVALAAPTGKAAARLTQSVAEATAVLPPADRDAVAGTTASTLHRLLGSRGVSGRFRHHRGNRLPHDVVVVDETSMVSLTMMARLLEAVRPDARLVLVGDPEQLASVEAGAVLGDLAAAGSAPEPALQAALERCSAFRADRPVPGSGEPVPEGAGVPGEPVPVSGGVVRLERNWRFGGAIAGFAAAVQAGDGDAAVALLRRSGAELTFSDVDPALVAPGTLDTLRSEVVRSAGDLVGAADAGEVDRALRVLDEHRVLCGHRRGPYGVARWTAEIERWIAAAHPGYDAEAPWYPGRPLLVTANDYDLGLFNGDTGVIVRTAAGRRAVFLTDGRPAEFEPARLGGVATVYAMTVHRSQGSQFNRVTVVLPPAESPLMTRELLYTAVTRARQNVRIIGTEAAVRAAIARPAGRASGLRNRLGSAPAQAGPATASSA; from the coding sequence GTGACCGTGCCCGTGACCGAGCGGGACCCGTACGGCCCGCGCGCCGCCCGCACCGCGACCGGCGTGCTCGCCGCGTTCAACGAGGCCGACGTGCTCGCCCCCGGCGACCTGCACGTCGCCCGCAGGCTCGCCCGGCTCGGCGGCCGCGGCGACCCCACCGGCGGCGCGCCGTCCGGCGGGGCCGGGACCGGCGGGGCGGCCGAGCCGGAGGAGGTCGTGCTCGCCGCGGCCCTCGCGGTGCGGGCCATCCGCAACGGCTCGGTCTGCGTCGACCTCGGCACCGTCGCGTCCACCACCGCGGGTGAGGGCGAGGTCGCCGTCGACGTCTCCGGCCTGCCGTGGCCCGATCCGGTCGCCTGGCGGGCCGCGCTCGCGGCGAGCCCGCTGGTCAGCGACGCCGGGTCCGGCACGACAGCGCCGGGCACGACAGCGCCGGACGGGACCGTCGCCGACGGGGCGCCGGACGCCCGCCCGCTGCGGCTGCTCGGTGACCTGCTCTACCTGGAGCGGTACTGGCAGGAGGAGGAGCTGGTCCGCCGGGAGTTCGTGGCGCGCTCCGGGCCGGTGCGCGACGTCGTCCCGGAACGGTTGTGCGCGGCGCTCGACCGGCTGCTGAGACAGCCGGGGGCGGAACGGCAGCGGCTCGCCGCGGCGGTCGCCGCGCTGCGGCCGGTCACCGTGATCGCCGGGGGCCCGGGCACCGGGAAGACGACGACGGTCGCCCGGCTGCTCGCCGTGCTGCACGACCTGCACGCCGGTGCCACCGGGCGGCCACCGCTGCGGGTGGCGCTCGCCGCGCCGACCGGCAAGGCGGCGGCGCGGCTGACCCAGTCGGTCGCCGAGGCCACCGCGGTGCTCCCGCCCGCCGACCGGGACGCCGTCGCCGGGACCACGGCCTCGACCCTGCACCGGTTGCTCGGGTCCCGCGGGGTGTCCGGCCGGTTCCGCCACCACCGCGGGAACCGGCTGCCGCACGACGTGGTGGTGGTCGACGAGACCTCCATGGTGTCGCTGACGATGATGGCCCGGCTGCTGGAGGCCGTGCGCCCGGACGCCCGGCTGGTGCTGGTCGGTGACCCCGAGCAGCTCGCGTCGGTGGAGGCCGGAGCGGTGCTGGGCGACCTCGCCGCGGCCGGTTCCGCCCCGGAACCCGCGCTGCAGGCGGCGCTGGAGCGCTGCAGTGCGTTCCGGGCCGACCGGCCGGTGCCCGGCAGCGGGGAGCCGGTCCCGGAGGGGGCGGGTGTGCCGGGCGAGCCGGTCCCGGTCTCCGGCGGGGTGGTGCGGCTGGAACGCAACTGGCGGTTCGGCGGGGCGATCGCCGGGTTCGCGGCCGCCGTCCAGGCCGGTGACGGCGACGCCGCGGTCGCCCTGCTGCGCCGGTCCGGTGCCGAGCTGACCTTCTCCGACGTCGATCCCGCACTGGTCGCCCCCGGCACGCTCGACACGCTGCGGTCGGAGGTGGTGCGGTCGGCCGGTGACCTCGTCGGAGCCGCCGACGCCGGCGAGGTCGACCGGGCGTTGCGGGTGCTCGACGAGCACCGGGTGCTGTGCGGGCACCGCCGCGGGCCCTACGGCGTGGCCCGCTGGACGGCCGAGATCGAGCGGTGGATCGCCGCCGCCCACCCCGGTTACGACGCCGAGGCCCCCTGGTACCCGGGGCGGCCGCTGCTGGTCACGGCGAACGACTACGACCTCGGCCTGTTCAACGGCGACACCGGCGTCATCGTCCGTACCGCGGCCGGGCGGCGCGCGGTGTTCCTCACCGACGGGCGGCCGGCCGAGTTCGAGCCCGCCCGGCTCGGCGGGGTGGCGACCGTCTACGCGATGACCGTGCACCGCAGCCAGGGCAGCCAGTTCAACCGGGTCACGGTCGTGCTGCCGCCCGCGGAGTCACCGCTGATGACCCGCGAGCTGCTCTACACCGCGGTGACCAGGGCCCGGCAGAACGTGCGGATCATCGGGACCGAGGCCGCGGTCCGGGCCGCGATCGCCCGCCCGGCGGGCCGGGCGAGCGGGCTGCGCAACCGGCTCGGCTCCGCGCCCGCTCAGGCCGGCCCCGCCACCGCGTCCAGCGCCTGA